TTAATTATCTCATCTTTTATCCCATGAAGCCCGCCCACATCAGTATACCTTTCTTTGGGAGCTATCCTAATAATAGCCCTCTTTGCAGCCTCTGTTTTCTCAGCGGATGTATAGCTCTTCAATTTGCGGGCTGCTATTCTAAAATCGCTTAAATTGACCTCCTTTTTGATGTTTTCGGTTTCTGAGTCACTTTTAGTCCTCAATAAAACTCTATTTATGAGTTTACGTTGAATCGGCTTATATTTCTCGCTCATGACTATATTAAATGCGTTATGTACGTCGGCTGGGGTTAATTTTGTTCCACCTACGCTTCTTAAAGCATCCTCAAGAGTATCTATTATATCATTAGGATTAAGCTCTAAGCCATATTTCTGGCACTCTCTTCTAGATATTTCAATAAGCATGTCCCTATTGATTCCGGCATCAAGATCTATTGTTCCTACAATACCTCTACGTCTAAGGGTCTCAGTAATAGTTTCATATTCATTTGTGGATATTAACAAAATGCATCTATAATTCTTCTTTTGTAAATCGTCAATTTTCTCTAAGAAGACTGTTTGAACCCTTTTCTCCTCCATACCAACCTCAGTTGATGAAGCGAAACGGCTACCAAAAGCCTGAAATTCGTCAATTAATATTACACTAGGTTTTTGAAAAGCCGCTTCAAAGAAAGCACTAAGTTGTTGAGCGCTCCTACCATACCACATAGTATAAACTTCTTCTGGCTTAAGTGAAGCATAGTAAACTACTAAACCATATTTTAGCCCAGCTTCAAAAATTTCCCTTTGACACGCTTCGGCAAAAAATGTTTTTCCACTACCTGAGCTTCCCTTTAATATGAAGACTTTTGGCGGTGGAACAGGGCTATTTTTACGGACTTCAGGATCACGGAATATATGATAATAGGCACTTAGGAAGACTCTTTCAAATTCTTCATCCCGTCCGATAACATCGGCTCTTGTTACTTTCGGAAAATCCATTCTCTTCCTTATTGCCCTTGCCCATTTTTCAGCCTCAGCCTTCCTTTTCTCCGGAGGCTTCTGTAAAAACCTCCATAATCTATATTGCCAAGAAGTTAAGTAAAGTAATGGGGAGAAAAGTCTTCTTAATCTCGGTCTATTATACCACCATTGGCTTGAAAATTCCTCCTCCTTTTCCTCATACATGCGTTTCACCACCAACCATCACGTTATACACTTGATAGAGGATGAATGCGCTTACAAAAATTAGTAGACTAACAATTATTAAACGGATCTTTGAAACCCCCTCCGTTTTACTCTTGAAATATGAATCTAGGATGAAAAAAGCGTTAAAATAAGCAAGTATTCCGCTGAATAAGATAAATAATGCCATGTTTACTGGCGTTGGAAATTTAAGGGAGAAAAAGGTTGATGAGGAACCGCCTTGAACATTTAGGGTGATAATAATTTTCCAATCTCCCTGCGGCATCTTAATCGGTCCAGAAAGTGTTATGAAATAGCCCTGAGGCGTGGCGGAGACTGATCCAGCCCCACCATAGAATTCCCTGTCACTTGTGTAAACACCTATAATACCACTCCACTCAACACTAGATCTAAAGTTCACCAAAAGATTATATATTCCCTCATTTCTGGGCTGTACGTATACTAAAGAAACATTTCCCCAAAGCCGTTCCTCCTTAAATGAGAATAAAACTCTAAGACCGCCTGATCTTGGCGGAATACAGTCAACCGACAGATTTTCCACAGGTGGCCATATTAGAATTGCCAAGGTATCATCCACTAGAATCCTAAACTCAAATTCGGATGATGCTTCGCCTGCTGAACTAAAACTGAGTGCAGTATATGCTGAAAATAATAGGGTTATGGTGAAAAATAGAGTTACATATTTACATTGAGAGATTTTTCTTAGCGTGTACTTTGAGGGAGAATTGGTATTATTAAAGATTTTTCTCATTATCATTTCTCTTGACTCTTATTCTCAACTAAAGAAATTATTTCTCTCGGCGATAAACATTTCTCTAAAAGAAGAATTATTGATAAGTGAGGAATCTAAAAATATATTATTTTAGCGGATTGGATGTTTATGTCCAAGCGCAAATATTGGGGTGAAATTAAGGATCCCATTTACGGATACATCTACATAACCGAAGCTGAAAGAAAAATTATAGACTCTTTTGCTTTCCAGAGACTACGTAGAATAAGGCAGCTAGCTGGCGCAGAATATGTTTATCCTGGAGCTAATCATACAAGGTTTGAGCATTCCCTTGGTGTTATGCATCTTGCCGGATTATTAGCTGATAACCCACAGATATCTCAAATAATTTCTGAGGATGAGGCGCAGATGATAAGAATAGCTGCGTTGCTTCATGACGTTGGTCATGGACCATTCTCACATATCTTTGAGCATATTCTCACAAAGTTTTTGGGCAAGACCCATGAAGATATGACTTTTTGGTTAATTACGAGGTCTGAATTAAGGGATATGATAAGCGATTTAGGTTATGATCCAAATGTTATTGGCGCTCTATCTATTGGGCGGCTAAATAAGCCTAAAATGGCTTTCATGGATCAAATAATTAGGAGCGCTGTTGACGCTGATAAACTAGATTTTGTTGTTAGAGATACGTATCACACTGGCGCGGAATACGGATTTGTTGATGTCATCCGCTTAGTTCAAACATTTGATGTGATTGACGGAAATCTGTCGGTTGATATCGGAGCTCTCTCAGCTTTAGAATCATTTATATTGGCTAGAATAGAATCATTTAAAAGCATATATTTTCATAGGGTTGGAAGGGCTGTTCAAATAATGCTTGCTATGGCGATGGAGTATGCTAAAGATGATTTGGGACTTGTAGACTTTAAAGATCCGGAGGATTATTTAGCCTTGAATGACTATATCCTTTGGACGAAGCTAAAGGAATGTGAAAAATCTAGATGGATAATTGAGAGACTTGAGAGGCGTAAACTAATAAAGTGCGCATATGATCCGCCTCCGTTTTACATTAGAGATAGAATCGTTTCAACAATATTTAATGTTGAGGGAATAAGAGATCGTATAAGGGACCAAATAGCTGAAGAGGCTGGAATTGATCCACAGAACGTTATAATTGATGTTCCAACACTTCCATCTGTTCCATACCATCATGCTTTTCCACTTGAGCCTATGGAAATACCGGTCTTTCAAAAAACTAGGGATGGAAGAAAAATTCTAGCTAAGCTAAGTGAGGTTTCGGGCATATTTGATCTACTTAAAGGCTTCATGAACATTTTGAGAGTTTACACCGAGGAAGAATATTTAAGCAAGGTTCAGGAGGTTTCCGAAAAACTATTTGGTGAGCTACCTTTTTCAATGAGAATCTCCTATTAACCATAAAATGGAATAGGTGATAAATTGGAGTTTACATTTAAGGGTCGACCGATTGTTTCTGGCAGCGCTAAAGGAGAAGCATTAGTTTCAACAAAACCACTGAGCTTTTTGGGGGGTGTTGATCCGAAAACGGGAGTTATAATTGAAAAGGGGCATGATTTGTATGGTAAAAGCATTAAGGATGCGATTTTATGCTTTCCACATGGACATGGTTCCACAGTAGGTAGCTTTGTACTTTATACGATCGCGAAAAATGGTTTAGCTCCTAAGGCAATAGTGAATACCAGAGCTGATCCGGTTGTAGTTGTCGGAGCAGTTATTGCTAGCATACCGATGGTTGACGGGATAGACGTTACAAAGATAAAGACTGGTGATATTATAGAAGTTGATGGTGAAACTGGAATAGTTAAGATTTATAGGAGAAGTTAGATAGATGTATCTGACTAGGGAAGAGGAAAAAATCTATAATGGTGAATTCGGCTGGGCCTATCAAATTTCAATAAAAATTCTTGTTAAGCTAGGTGAGCTCTATGGGGCCAAGCGTCTCATACCCATTGATTCAGCGCATATTTCCGGGGTATCCTATAGGACAATTGGTGATGCGTCAATAGAGTTTCTTAGAGCGTTATTATCCTCTGGTGGAAGGGTCAGGGTCAGAGCAACAACAAATCCTTCTGGGGTGGAATATGGAAATCCGATATTCGCATTTATGCAGCGTGATCTTATTGAAAAGCAAAAAGAAATAATGAAACTGTATAGGGAGATGGGAGTGGACTTAACCCTAACATGTACACCATATTATTTGGAGTCTCCTAGAAGCGGATCGCACTTATCTTGGGCCGAATCTTCAGCTGTAATTTACGCCAATTCGATATTGAATGCCTGGACGAATCGTGAAGGTGGACCGAGTGCTCTTGCATCAGCATTAGTTGGTAAGACACCGGATTATGGGATGCATCAGCCTGAGAATCGTCGTGCATCCGTACTAGTTAAAATTGGGGCAAAAATTGAGAGTGAGGCTGATTATGGTGCTTTGGGTATATATTTAGGTAAAGTTTTGGGTGATAGAATTCCATTAATCCATGGCTTACCGAGCGACGAAGAACATCTCCTTAAGCAGATGGGCGCTGGAATGGCTACAAGCGGGATGATTTCAATGTTTTACTTGAGTAATAGGGGGAAGGAGAACTCTGAGATAAGCGAGACAATAACAGTAGACGACAAAGATATCCACAATATTTATGAAGAACTTTCATCCTCCTCCGAGAAACCGGATCTTATTTTTATTGGATGCCCACATTGTTCACTTAATGAGATTAAGTCTATTGCAGGTCTTCTTAGAGGGAGAAAGATTAAGGACGATACTAAATTATGGGTTTGCACGTCGAGATTTGTCCGTGAAAAAGCGGGAGATTACGTGAAAATAATCGAGTTATCAGGTGGACATGTTATATGCGATACATGCGCTGTTGTTACATGGTTAAAGGATCTTGGTGTAGAAACGTTAATGACTAGCTCAGCGAAGACAGCATACTATGCACCATTAATGAGTAAAGTTAAAGTTTTATTCTCATCTTTAAAAGAATGCGTAAAAATGGCATGCTCAGAATAAATTTTGAGGAGCTATTTAAATTCGAATTTAATCCTATCGATTATTTTAGCGGCTTTATCGGTCAGAGGTATGCTGGCTCTATCAAATCTTTCTCTTGGCATCCTTAGTGGTCGTGTGGCATCTATTCCAACTTTAGCTGTTAATCCCGTCTCCATGTCCGCGGATGGATCGAGTGTTGACCCTCTCACATTCTTAATTATTAATAAGTCCTCACTTGCTTGGAATCGTGTTGCAATAGCCCACTCAACCTCCCTAAGGTTAAAAACATCTATATCCATGTCGACCACGATTGCGTGTTTTAAGCTTGGATGTGCTGCAAAAGCCGCTAATAAAGCATTCTTTGCGTCACCATCGGTTTGTTTTTCAATGGAGATTACAGCATGAAGCCATCCGCATCCACCAAAGGAAAGATTAACTGCTTTAACTTTGGGCACAACTCTTGAAACAGCATCATAAATCGCAGCTTCTCTAGGTAAGCCCATTAACAGCATATGCTCAGGTCCGCCTGGCAAAAGAGCTTGGTAAATATAATTCTCCCTATGCATTACATTAACAATTTCCACGATGGGCTGAAGACGTTGTGTATCATACGCTCCAGTTATATCCACGAATGGTCCCTCCAGCGCTTCCTCGGATCTTGATATTCTTCCCTCAAGTATGATCTCAGATTCTGAGGGCGCGTAAGCCTCAACCCTTTCACATTTAACCAATTTAAGGTTGCCTTCAAGTAATCTATTAGCGACGCCATACTCGCTGACCCCAAATGGTGGTGATGAGGAGGCTGCAAGGAGTATGGCTGGATGTACACCTATAGCTATTGCAACATCAAGATCTCTACCAGCGTTCTTTGCTAGATTCCAAAGCTTAAATAAATGTCTTGGAACAAGTCTTATAACAAGTCGCTTATTATCTAATACAAGGAGTCGGTGGACTGAAACGTTCTCGATACTTCCATTAGGGCTTCTAGCTGATACGATAGCTGAGGTTATATAGGGTCCAGCGTCACGCTCAAAATGTTTTAAAACTGGAATTTTTAGGAGGTTTGGCTCCTCAACAACCTCTTTAACCGGAGAATCATCAATTATTTTTGGGGGCATAGGATTGTTTATGGCTTCAATGATTTTTTTATACATTCCCTCTTCCGTCACTTTTAGAGCCTTATATAATCTCTTTCTCGTTGCACATACATTTCCAACAACTTTTACATCATATCCTTCGACATTATCGAAGAATATTATTGGTGCGTTTTGCGAAGACAAAAAATTCATTATGGCTGAAATTTCGAATACTGGTGAAACTTTTTCCCTTATATGAATTACTTCGTTAAGATCTTCCATGCTTGTAAGAAAATCCCTAAGGCTCATATTGCCCCCCGCTCTTTTTTAGAATTTTCTCCAGGAGCCTTATGAATATTTGTCCAACTTTCATTTCATCAATGGTCTTCACAAACACCGAGACTAAAACAATCTTTTTTGTGACCGCTGCTAATCTTTCAGCTATTGATCTTGCAGAAACAATATGGCGCTCACCTAGAATCACTGAAGAAACCGGCAACCTAGAAATCTCTGGTCTCATTGGTATAGAAATAGATAATGTTCCAAGATTCTCCTCTCCCTCACTTAAGAAAACTATATAGGAATTCCCCAGCTCTATCACTGTAGCTAGTAGTGTTTTTCCATCTTCTACAACTTCCTCATGAAAAACTTTAGCCTTATACAATATCTCATCGACCTATATTCCCAAAAATTTAGATGCTGGATAATAGTTTCCTTAACTCTTCACCGTTTCTTTTCCACCAGCTAAAAAGTATTCTTAAATCAACACCAATATTGAAGTTGCGAACGCCCATCTCAATATATCTTTTTGCCTCTTCAGGGCTGCTTATTTCCGCTCTTGGGGCTATACCCATTTTAAGAGCGGTTTTAATAGTTTTTTCCTCTGCTTCTCTAACTTTAGGATGATTTATCTCTCCCGGTAAACCTATGCTTATTGAATAATCAGATGGACCAAATTGCACCATGTCTATACCTTCAACTAACAATATTTCTTCAAGTTTTTCAACAGCGGATTTCTTCTCAATCATTAGTGCGACTACAGCGTCTTCACATATCTTCACTAAATCTGCTGGCGAGGCTGAAACACCTACATAACCAACTCTCCTATCCATTCTATAGCCATTTATACCTTTTGGCTCCATCCTAACAGATCTAACGGCTTCTTCGGCATCCTCAATGGTTCTTATGTCCGCGAAGAGAATATTCTGAATCCCGGAGGCTAACGCCCTCTCAGCCAAATAAGTTCTTGGTTGCTGGTCAATTTTTATCATCGTCGATAGACCAACGAGCTCAGCGGCTCTAGCTAAGTTATCTAAATCATGCAGGTCATATGGTCCATATTCACTTAAAAATTCAACATAATCATACATGCCAGTATACCCAATTACCTCAACTAAACCCGGCCATGGACATATTATTCTTGTTCCGAGAGTCGGCTCGCCTTTTCTTAAGAGCTCCCTAAGTCTATTAACCCTCAAATAACTCCCTCCTTAAATTTCCATACACATTCTTGGTAAGACGCCTATAAACTTAATGTGAAGTAACATTAATTTTTCTTAGGGAATAGGAATGAATGAGAATGGATATTTAAGGGCGAAAAGAATTTTATGGATTTTAAAAGATCATTTTCCAATTCCTAGTTTATCAGATATTTGTAGGGATCCATTTAAAGTTTTAGTGAGAACAATAATAAGTCAGTCCACATCGGAGACAAATACGGAGAGAGCTTTCAACAATTTATTGAATAAGATTCATGTAACGCTGAAAAATCTAGCCAAAGCTGAAATCAAGGATATTGAAGATGCCTTAAGAATTGCTGGTTTACATAGAAACAAACAATTATTCTCAAGGAGCTCTCAAAAATTATAATTGAGAAGTTTAATGGAGAACTTAACTTTATATATTCTCTTCCATTGAGCGAAGCTAGAAAAGTGCTTTTGAGCCTACCTGGTATAGGTCCAAAGACAGCTGATATCCTTTTGCTGTTTTGCGCTGGAAAACCAGTTTTGCCAGTAGATACTCATGTTAACAGGGTTTCAAAAAGACTCGGTTTAGTTTCATTAGATGATAAAGATTATGACTCTATTAGGATGAAGCTCGAAGGCTTATATGCACCAGAGGATTATTTCGCTGTTCATATGCTCTTTATTGCTTTAGGAAGAAAATATTGCAAAGCCTTGAAACCACTTTGCAATTTATGTCCACTTAACGGCTTATGTCCTTCAGCAAAGTTTTAGAGTTCTTTGTAAAGACTTCAATCTCATTACCCCTCTCATCCAACTTTATCTGCCCGACGTGAATTCTTGATATCGCCTCATTAACATTAGTGTAAATTTTTAATACTCCTCTTTCAAAGTCAATATCACAGATAGTTCCAATCCCTAATACTCTGTCCTCATCATCCTCTAAAGCTACAATTAAACCTCTCTCTCTCCCTGCATACATAGTTTTTATCGGCTTATTAAATTCCGCGGTGAGTTTCGCTTTTTCTTCATCGGTAAGTGTAGCCCCCTCTTTTAGCACAACAATCATACTGTCTTGCGAATTCTCGCAATAAATAATTTTGTTGCCAATAATTTCCTCGATTTTTCCCTTTAGAGCTTGATCCATTCTGCCCTTAATCTCTAAGTTTCCATCAATTTTTACCCAACTCAGTGGGATGGAACGAACCTTCACGTTTTTCAGATACTTCTTATACAAAGTTTCTCTAATGATTTTCCTTGTTTCCTTATCCCTCTTCTTCACGTTCTTCGGAACATCAATTAATAACACTTCAGTTTCTGTATCAATGTTGGTTAATGAGTTTATTATGGGCTCTAACTCCCTATCATTCTGTATTGCTACAATAAATTTTGGTTTTAGACTTTTAATTAGGTGGCATTTATAGTTTACCGCGGCACCCCCTTCAATCCAGCCATCAGTATTAATTATTATGAAGTCTGAACCCATTTTTAGGGCTTCATCTCTTAATTTAACTAAACCGTTTATTACATGATCAACTACGTTATATGGGCTTGTAACACCTACAAATATCATTCGGTCTGGATTAAGGGTAAATGGGTCGACGAATGGCTTCTTTATCATACTTAAGCCTAACGTTCCAGGCGGACCTATATCGGATTGCCCTAGATCTCCATCTACAAGCGATACATTACGCCCATTATTCAGGGCTGTGTTGGCTAAGTATACGCAGAAGCTAGTTTTACCAGAGTCAACGTTTCCTAATATGATGACTTCCACTTTATCATTAACTGAGATAATCCTATTTGATGCGCTCTTCCAGGAAGATGGTATTGGATCTTCTTCGGTTATATTGCATGAAGCATTATTTCCTAGTAATATTTCAATCTGAGAGTTCTCAATTACTTCAAAGGGTATTCGTCTGCCTATTCTAATGATGAAGTGATCCCCACTTTTTATTGGGGCTTCGAAAGCTTTCAAGGCACCTGAGTATAATGCAATGCATGCTGGCCCATCAATTAAAATGGTTTTACCCTTTTCAACATTTTGTCTCATCCGCAACACTCCTTAAGCGTACCTCACCCTTTTTTGAAGCTATTTTTATTGCAGAATCAGCATCACTTATTTTCCTCTTAAATCCAGCGTTTTTGAGGGTGCTTGTACCAGTCTCGTCAACCATTTCAATAACAACATTTTCTGGAAGAGACTTTTCTAATCTACGCGTAAATTCCTCCGCTAAATTTGACACGCCTTTTCCAATCCTAATTATTTGAGTCTTGGAGGGGGTTCTCTTTAACTCAACGAACACGGTATCTATTGCTTCTTCTATATTTGAAAACTCTTCTCTCCTTAAAATTTTACCATCAGCAAGAACAGCTATGCCAAATGTTTTTCCCGGATCAACCCCAATAATCAATTCCTCATAAAAATTTTTACTCATAATTATTCTTAGCGCATTATTTACGATGTTTGATGGATCCGTTTCAGGATCATAAGTTATGATCTGTTGGTGATTTATTAAGGATTTTTCACTATCGGTTGTTAATACAACTTCAATTGATTGTGGAATTGGCTCTCCTGGCACCAGACTTATAAAGGATATACCCTTACTCTTAAGTTCATTGACAAGTTTATAGTAAGCTTTACCCGAAACAGTTGCAACAGCTATTTTAGGTCGGCTCTTCATAAATTACGTCGAACCTTCCTCTTCTTAATTTACTACAGAAAAGACTAAATTTAAATTTAACCCATCTTAATTCGTGAGACGTTGGATACCTACTGGATGTCTTCAATTAGATAGAATATTAGAGGGTGGACTTAGGCCTGGGGAGCTAACACTTATTTATGGTGAGGCTGAAACTGGCAAAACAAGCTTAGCCATTCAGTGTTCTGTGAATTCGGCGAGAATGGGTTATAAAGTGCTATTTGTTGATGCTGATGGAACTTTCTCTCCTCAAAGACTTATGCAAATAGCCTTGCAGGACTTTAATGAGGCTTCACAGTTAATAGTTCTTCTTTCACCCTTAACATTTGAGGAGCAGTCTAGACTGGTAGACGATTTAGAAAAATATGTTAGTGGAAGACTGGGCTTAGTAGTTTTTGACACAATAACATCTTTATATCGTGCGGAGATTGGGAGTAAAGAAGAGACTTTTAAGGCTAATAGGGAGCTTAATCGTCAAATTGCGACACTTACACATATTGCAAAAAAATTTCAAGTGCCAATTTTAATTACAAGTCAAGTAAGAAATGTCCTAACCGATGTGGATGCTCTTGTAGAACCCGTTGCAGCAAGAGTTCTTAGGTATTGGTCAACAACCGTTCTTGGCTTATTTAAGACGAGTAAACATGGTATAGTTAGGGCTGTTGTTGAGAAAACTGGTGGAATCGAAAAGAAGATAACCCTCTATCTATTTGTAGGAGAAAATGGAGTATATGAGTAC
The DNA window shown above is from Candidatus Bathyarchaeia archaeon and carries:
- a CDS encoding proteasome assembly chaperone 4 family protein, whose translation is MYKAKVFHEEVVEDGKTLLATVIELGNSYIVFLSEGEENLGTLSISIPMRPEISRLPVSSVILGERHIVSARSIAERLAAVTKKIVLVSVFVKTIDEMKVGQIFIRLLEKILKKSGGQYEP
- a CDS encoding Clp1/GlmU family protein — encoded protein: MRQNVEKGKTILIDGPACIALYSGALKAFEAPIKSGDHFIIRIGRRIPFEVIENSQIEILLGNNASCNITEEDPIPSSWKSASNRIISVNDKVEVIILGNVDSGKTSFCVYLANTALNNGRNVSLVDGDLGQSDIGPPGTLGLSMIKKPFVDPFTLNPDRMIFVGVTSPYNVVDHVINGLVKLRDEALKMGSDFIIINTDGWIEGGAAVNYKCHLIKSLKPKFIVAIQNDRELEPIINSLTNIDTETEVLLIDVPKNVKKRDKETRKIIRETLYKKYLKNVKVRSIPLSWVKIDGNLEIKGRMDQALKGKIEEIIGNKIIYCENSQDSMIVVLKEGATLTDEEKAKLTAEFNKPIKTMYAGRERGLIVALEDDEDRVLGIGTICDIDFERGVLKIYTNVNEAISRIHVGQIKLDERGNEIEVFTKNSKTLLKDISR
- a CDS encoding HD domain-containing protein: MSKRKYWGEIKDPIYGYIYITEAERKIIDSFAFQRLRRIRQLAGAEYVYPGANHTRFEHSLGVMHLAGLLADNPQISQIISEDEAQMIRIAALLHDVGHGPFSHIFEHILTKFLGKTHEDMTFWLITRSELRDMISDLGYDPNVIGALSIGRLNKPKMAFMDQIIRSAVDADKLDFVVRDTYHTGAEYGFVDVIRLVQTFDVIDGNLSVDIGALSALESFILARIESFKSIYFHRVGRAVQIMLAMAMEYAKDDLGLVDFKDPEDYLALNDYILWTKLKECEKSRWIIERLERRKLIKCAYDPPPFYIRDRIVSTIFNVEGIRDRIRDQIAEEAGIDPQNVIIDVPTLPSVPYHHAFPLEPMEIPVFQKTRDGRKILAKLSEVSGIFDLLKGFMNILRVYTEEEYLSKVQEVSEKLFGELPFSMRISY
- a CDS encoding UbiD family decarboxylase; the encoded protein is MSLRDFLTSMEDLNEVIHIREKVSPVFEISAIMNFLSSQNAPIIFFDNVEGYDVKVVGNVCATRKRLYKALKVTEEGMYKKIIEAINNPMPPKIIDDSPVKEVVEEPNLLKIPVLKHFERDAGPYITSAIVSARSPNGSIENVSVHRLLVLDNKRLVIRLVPRHLFKLWNLAKNAGRDLDVAIAIGVHPAILLAASSSPPFGVSEYGVANRLLEGNLKLVKCERVEAYAPSESEIILEGRISRSEEALEGPFVDITGAYDTQRLQPIVEIVNVMHRENYIYQALLPGGPEHMLLMGLPREAAIYDAVSRVVPKVKAVNLSFGGCGWLHAVISIEKQTDGDAKNALLAAFAAHPSLKHAIVVDMDIDVFNLREVEWAIATRFQASEDLLIIKNVRGSTLDPSADMETGLTAKVGIDATRPLRMPRERFDRASIPLTDKAAKIIDRIKFEFK
- a CDS encoding aldolase/citrate lyase family protein, giving the protein MRVNRLRELLRKGEPTLGTRIICPWPGLVEVIGYTGMYDYVEFLSEYGPYDLHDLDNLARAAELVGLSTMIKIDQQPRTYLAERALASGIQNILFADIRTIEDAEEAVRSVRMEPKGINGYRMDRRVGYVGVSASPADLVKICEDAVVALMIEKKSAVEKLEEILLVEGIDMVQFGPSDYSISIGLPGEINHPKVREAEEKTIKTALKMGIAPRAEISSPEEAKRYIEMGVRNFNIGVDLRILFSWWKRNGEELRKLLSSI
- a CDS encoding AAA family ATPase; the protein is MRRWIPTGCLQLDRILEGGLRPGELTLIYGEAETGKTSLAIQCSVNSARMGYKVLFVDADGTFSPQRLMQIALQDFNEASQLIVLLSPLTFEEQSRLVDDLEKYVSGRLGLVVFDTITSLYRAEIGSKEETFKANRELNRQIATLTHIAKKFQVPILITSQVRNVLTDVDALVEPVAARVLRYWSTTVLGLFKTSKHGIVRAVVEKTGGIEKKITLYLFVGENGVYEYNKLDTR
- a CDS encoding DUF126 domain-containing protein, whose protein sequence is MEFTFKGRPIVSGSAKGEALVSTKPLSFLGGVDPKTGVIIEKGHDLYGKSIKDAILCFPHGHGSTVGSFVLYTIAKNGLAPKAIVNTRADPVVVVGAVIASIPMVDGIDVTKIKTGDIIEVDGETGIVKIYRRS
- a CDS encoding aconitase X catalytic domain-containing protein, whose translation is MYLTREEEKIYNGEFGWAYQISIKILVKLGELYGAKRLIPIDSAHISGVSYRTIGDASIEFLRALLSSGGRVRVRATTNPSGVEYGNPIFAFMQRDLIEKQKEIMKLYREMGVDLTLTCTPYYLESPRSGSHLSWAESSAVIYANSILNAWTNREGGPSALASALVGKTPDYGMHQPENRRASVLVKIGAKIESEADYGALGIYLGKVLGDRIPLIHGLPSDEEHLLKQMGAGMATSGMISMFYLSNRGKENSEISETITVDDKDIHNIYEELSSSSEKPDLIFIGCPHCSLNEIKSIAGLLRGRKIKDDTKLWVCTSRFVREKAGDYVKIIELSGGHVICDTCAVVTWLKDLGVETLMTSSAKTAYYAPLMSKVKVLFSSLKECVKMACSE